The following coding sequences are from one Prochlorococcus sp. MIT 0604 window:
- the alaS gene encoding alanine--tRNA ligase — protein MTSQLIKKIVTGDEIRNAFLQFYSQKLHKIIPSASLIPDDPTVMLTIAGMLPFKPVFLGLKERPSKRATSSQKCIRTNDIENVGVTARHHTFFEMLGNFSFGDYFKHEAIKWAWELVTNIYQLSVENIIVSVFHEDEESAKIWRDEIGIHPDRIVKLGDEDNFWSSGKTGPCGPCSELYYDFHPEKGLHNIDLEDGDRFIEFYNLVFMQYNRDSNGKLTDLKFKNIDTGMGLERMAQILQKKQNNYETDLIFPIIQKICEIANIDYFSSDDKNKISLKIIGDHTRAVIHLISDGVAASNLGRGYILRRLIRRMVRHGRLLGITNEFLPNIATVGINLMQNNYPELKNNNDLILNEIKIEEIRFRETLERGEKLLDELISSGQKLISGFKAFELYDTYGFPLELTVEIAEENSISVDVKGFEEEMNAQKERAKAASTNIDLTLEGSLEREIDLFNKTVFNGYNSLLSEAEIKGIFLDSTLVKQASEGQKVLIVLDQTTFYGESGGQVGDIGTIFSKDVEVLVDNVIRKKNVFLHYGTIKKGILTIGQKVKTNVSSSNRAKAAANHTATHLLQSALKSVVNESVGQKGSLVAFNKLRFDFNSSNPISKDQISKIETLVNSWIMENHALEIKNMTKSKALEKGAVAMFGEKYDDVVRVVNVPGVSMELCGGTHVKTTSELGSFKIISEEGISAGVRRIEALSGQSALDYFSDRNALVNQLSDLLKANPNQLFERVNNLQAELINKNKEIQKMKDEIAYFKYSSIKSSAEIVNSFSILVNQIDGLDGNSLQSAALNLTSHLGNKAIVILGGIPNPENRKLLFVVSLGDDVVKIGLHAGKLINEIARICSGGGGGKPNFAQAGAKDIDKLGDALDYAKNYLQKTLDSYSDK, from the coding sequence ATGACATCTCAACTAATTAAAAAAATAGTTACTGGAGATGAGATAAGAAATGCTTTTTTGCAATTTTACAGTCAAAAATTACATAAAATCATCCCAAGTGCATCTTTGATTCCAGATGACCCTACGGTTATGCTCACAATTGCAGGAATGCTACCTTTTAAACCAGTTTTTTTAGGTTTAAAAGAAAGACCATCAAAAAGGGCTACATCTAGCCAAAAGTGCATCAGAACAAACGATATAGAAAACGTTGGAGTTACAGCTAGACACCACACTTTTTTTGAAATGCTTGGTAATTTCTCTTTTGGAGATTATTTTAAACATGAGGCTATTAAATGGGCTTGGGAGTTAGTTACTAATATCTATCAACTTTCTGTTGAAAATATAATTGTGAGTGTTTTCCACGAAGACGAAGAGTCTGCAAAAATTTGGAGAGATGAAATTGGTATTCATCCAGATAGGATAGTGAAACTAGGTGATGAAGATAATTTTTGGTCATCTGGCAAAACAGGTCCATGTGGACCTTGTTCAGAACTTTATTATGATTTTCATCCTGAAAAGGGTCTGCACAATATTGATTTAGAAGATGGAGATCGTTTTATTGAATTTTATAATCTTGTTTTTATGCAATATAATCGTGATTCTAATGGAAAATTGACAGATTTAAAATTTAAAAATATTGATACAGGGATGGGTCTTGAAAGGATGGCTCAAATATTACAAAAAAAGCAAAATAATTATGAGACAGATTTAATTTTTCCTATTATTCAAAAAATTTGCGAGATTGCAAATATTGATTATTTTTCTTCAGATGATAAAAACAAAATTTCTTTAAAAATCATTGGTGATCATACAAGAGCTGTTATTCATTTAATTTCTGATGGCGTAGCAGCAAGTAATCTCGGCAGGGGATATATTTTAAGAAGGCTCATTAGAAGAATGGTCAGACATGGCAGATTATTAGGTATAACAAATGAATTTTTACCTAATATTGCTACTGTCGGAATCAATTTAATGCAAAATAATTATCCTGAGTTAAAAAATAATAATGATTTAATTTTGAATGAGATAAAAATTGAAGAAATAAGATTTAGGGAAACTCTTGAAAGAGGAGAGAAATTGCTAGATGAGTTAATTTCTTCAGGGCAGAAATTAATTTCTGGTTTTAAAGCTTTTGAACTTTATGATACTTACGGATTTCCTTTAGAACTTACTGTAGAAATTGCTGAAGAAAATAGTATCAGTGTTGATGTAAAGGGTTTTGAAGAAGAAATGAATGCACAAAAAGAGAGAGCTAAAGCTGCTTCAACTAACATTGATTTGACATTAGAGGGATCATTAGAGCGAGAAATAGATCTTTTTAACAAAACTGTTTTTAATGGTTATAATTCACTCCTTTCGGAAGCTGAAATCAAGGGTATATTCCTGGATTCAACATTAGTTAAGCAAGCAAGTGAAGGTCAGAAAGTTTTAATTGTTCTTGATCAGACAACTTTTTATGGAGAATCTGGCGGGCAAGTTGGTGATATTGGAACGATATTTTCAAAAGATGTAGAGGTTTTGGTTGATAATGTTATTCGAAAGAAAAATGTTTTTTTACATTATGGAACGATCAAAAAAGGAATATTAACTATTGGACAAAAAGTTAAGACTAATGTTAGCTCCTCTAACAGAGCTAAGGCTGCTGCAAATCATACAGCTACTCATTTATTACAATCTGCACTTAAATCAGTTGTTAATGAAAGTGTTGGACAAAAAGGTTCATTGGTAGCCTTTAATAAATTACGATTTGACTTTAATTCCTCTAATCCTATTTCTAAAGATCAAATTTCTAAGATTGAGACTTTAGTTAACTCTTGGATTATGGAAAATCATGCCCTAGAAATAAAAAATATGACTAAGAGTAAGGCTCTTGAAAAGGGCGCAGTCGCCATGTTTGGAGAAAAATATGATGATGTAGTCCGCGTTGTTAATGTACCTGGAGTTTCAATGGAACTTTGTGGTGGCACACATGTTAAAACTACATCTGAATTAGGTTCTTTCAAAATAATTAGTGAGGAAGGAATCTCAGCTGGAGTCAGAAGAATCGAAGCATTATCAGGTCAATCAGCATTAGACTATTTCAGTGATAGAAATGCTTTAGTAAATCAACTAAGTGATTTGTTAAAAGCAAATCCTAATCAACTTTTTGAAAGGGTTAATAATTTGCAAGCAGAGCTTATTAATAAGAATAAAGAGATACAAAAAATGAAAGATGAAATTGCATATTTTAAATACTCTTCTATAAAATCATCCGCAGAAATAGTAAATTCTTTTTCAATTTTGGTAAATCAGATTGATGGCTTAGATGGGAATTCTTTGCAATCTGCAGCACTTAATTTAACTTCTCATTTAGGAAATAAAGCAATAGTGATTCTTGGGGGAATACCAAA